The following coding sequences are from one Dehalococcoidales bacterium window:
- a CDS encoding HDIG domain-containing protein codes for MTREEALESVKANVENENLIKHMLAVEAVMRALAKRLGENESEWGMTGLLHDIDVELTDGDMDNHSKLGADLVREMGGSEAVAQAVLCHNQAHGIPPETRLDKALICADPLTGLITAAALVRPDKKLAGVEAASVRKRFKEKSFAAGASREQIAGCSELGLELDEFIELGLKAMQGIAATLGL; via the coding sequence ATGACGCGCGAAGAGGCACTTGAATCTGTTAAGGCCAATGTAGAAAATGAAAACCTGATAAAGCACATGTTAGCCGTCGAAGCAGTTATGCGGGCACTGGCGAAGCGGCTTGGCGAGAATGAGAGTGAATGGGGCATGACCGGCCTCCTCCATGATATCGATGTGGAGCTTACCGATGGGGATATGGACAACCACAGTAAGCTGGGGGCTGACCTGGTCAGGGAGATGGGGGGCAGCGAGGCAGTAGCCCAGGCCGTCCTGTGCCATAATCAGGCCCACGGTATCCCGCCGGAGACCAGACTGGACAAGGCGTTAATCTGCGCTGATCCATTGACCGGGCTAATCACGGCGGCGGCCCTGGTGAGACCCGACAAAAAACTGGCTGGTGTTGAGGCTGCATCGGTCAGGAAGAGATTTAAGGAGAAAAGCTTTGCCGCCGGCGCCAGCAGAGAGCAGATTGCCGGTTGCAGTGAGCTGGGACTTGAGCTTGATGAGTTTATCGAGCTGGGACTGAAAGCGATGCAGGGAATTGCCGCCACCCTGGGGCTGTAG